A genomic stretch from Bosea sp. F3-2 includes:
- a CDS encoding ABC transporter substrate-binding protein → MDFTRRSILMTSAAIAANVVDPFKAFAQETPRRGGVFGVHYGAEQRQLNPSLQASTGVYIIGGKIQEPLVDLDAKGQPVGVLAESWEAAPDGKTITFKLRKGVTWHDGQPFTSADVQFTAMEMWKKILNYGTTLQLFLTAVDTPDPHTAIFRYERPMPLNLLLRALPDLGYVSARHLYEGKGDIRNNPVNLAPVGTGPFKFVAYERGQHIIADRNPNYWRDNAPYLDRIIWRVITDRSAAAAQLEAGQLHYSPFSGLTISDMARLSQDKRFIVSTKGNEGNARTNTIEFNFRRKELADIRVRRAIAHALDIPFFIENFLGDFAKRGTGPIPSVSTDFYPADNGPQYPFDKALAVKLLDEAGYKPGAGGTRFSLRLTPAPWGEDISLFSTFIQQSLAQVGIKVDIVRVDGGGFLKSVYNDWDFDLATGWHQYRNDPAVSTTVWYRSGQPKGAPWTNQWDWKDEAIDKIIDDAATEVDPAKRKALYGEFVRKVNTELPIWTPIEQIFVTTISAKARNHSNTPRWGSSSWHDLWLAE, encoded by the coding sequence ATGGACTTCACCCGTCGCTCAATCCTGATGACCTCCGCCGCCATCGCGGCCAATGTCGTCGACCCGTTCAAGGCTTTCGCGCAGGAGACGCCGCGCCGCGGCGGCGTCTTCGGCGTGCACTACGGAGCCGAGCAGCGCCAGCTCAACCCGAGCCTGCAGGCTTCGACCGGCGTCTACATCATCGGCGGCAAGATTCAGGAGCCGCTGGTCGATCTCGACGCCAAGGGCCAGCCGGTCGGCGTGCTCGCCGAGAGCTGGGAGGCGGCGCCGGACGGCAAGACCATCACCTTCAAGCTGCGCAAGGGCGTGACCTGGCATGACGGCCAGCCCTTCACCTCGGCGGACGTCCAGTTCACCGCGATGGAGATGTGGAAGAAGATCCTGAACTACGGCACCACGCTGCAGCTCTTCCTCACCGCCGTCGACACGCCCGATCCGCATACCGCGATCTTCCGCTACGAGCGGCCGATGCCGCTCAACCTCTTGCTGCGCGCCCTGCCCGATCTCGGCTACGTCTCGGCCCGCCATCTCTACGAGGGCAAGGGCGATATCCGGAACAACCCGGTCAATCTCGCTCCTGTCGGCACCGGGCCGTTCAAGTTCGTTGCCTATGAGCGCGGCCAGCACATCATCGCCGACCGCAACCCGAACTACTGGCGCGATAACGCCCCCTATCTCGACCGGATCATCTGGCGCGTCATCACGGACCGTTCGGCCGCGGCCGCCCAGCTCGAGGCCGGCCAGCTGCACTACAGCCCCTTCTCTGGCCTGACGATCTCGGACATGGCCCGCCTGTCGCAGGACAAGCGCTTCATCGTCTCGACCAAGGGCAACGAGGGCAACGCCCGCACCAACACGATCGAGTTCAACTTCCGCCGCAAGGAGCTCGCCGACATCCGCGTGCGCCGCGCCATCGCGCATGCGCTCGACATCCCGTTCTTCATCGAGAACTTCCTTGGCGACTTCGCCAAGCGCGGCACCGGACCGATCCCCTCGGTCTCGACCGATTTCTACCCGGCCGACAACGGCCCGCAATACCCGTTCGACAAGGCGCTGGCGGTCAAGCTGCTCGACGAGGCCGGCTACAAGCCCGGCGCCGGCGGCACGCGCTTCTCGCTGCGTCTCACCCCTGCCCCCTGGGGCGAGGACATCTCGCTGTTCTCCACCTTCATCCAGCAGTCGCTGGCGCAGGTCGGCATCAAGGTCGATATCGTGCGCGTCGACGGCGGCGGCTTCCTGAAGAGCGTCTACAACGACTGGGATTTCGATCTCGCCACAGGCTGGCACCAGTACCGCAACGATCCGGCCGTCTCGACCACGGTCTGGTACCGCTCCGGCCAGCCGAAAGGCGCGCCCTGGACCAACCAGTGGGACTGGAAGGACGAGGCCATCGACAAGATCATCGACGACGCCGCGACCGAGGTCGATCCGGCCAAGCGCAAGGCGCTCTATGGCGAGTTCGTCCGCAAGGTGAACACCGAGCTGCCGATCTGGACGCCGATCGAGCAGATCTTCGTCACCACGATCAGCGCCAAGGCCCGCAACCACTCGAACACCCCGCGCTGGGGCTCGTCGAGCTGGCACGACCTTTGGTTGGCCGAGTAA
- a CDS encoding VOC family protein — protein MSLAHVLGVDHVVVAVRDLAFSAKAWAELGFTISPRGLHSPHMGSANYTIMLQEDYLELLGVVAATDQNQPMRDFLAKHEGVERIAFTTDDAAAGAAEITARGFPAIGPVHFGRPVPLPGGGEADAKFNVFRWPLDEQPGGIRIFACQHLTRENVWLPVLQQHANGAVAIRRIEILSVDPQAAAAHLSRLIDEPARQDGAAWRVASGRSRADILFYAAETFAERYPDAVREGAATKGVAALVLATRDLDAAAAASGAIRHGDAASVPANRASGSVLSFVPA, from the coding sequence ATGTCTCTTGCTCATGTTCTCGGCGTCGACCATGTCGTCGTCGCCGTCCGCGATCTCGCTTTCTCGGCCAAGGCCTGGGCGGAGCTCGGCTTCACCATCTCGCCGCGCGGCCTGCACTCGCCGCATATGGGCTCGGCCAACTACACGATCATGCTGCAGGAGGATTATCTCGAACTGCTCGGCGTGGTCGCCGCGACGGACCAGAACCAGCCGATGCGCGACTTCCTGGCGAAGCACGAGGGTGTCGAGCGCATCGCCTTCACTACCGACGACGCCGCGGCCGGCGCCGCCGAGATCACGGCGCGAGGCTTCCCGGCGATCGGCCCGGTGCATTTCGGCCGGCCGGTGCCGCTTCCCGGTGGCGGCGAGGCCGACGCCAAGTTCAACGTCTTCCGCTGGCCGCTCGACGAGCAGCCCGGCGGCATCCGCATCTTCGCCTGCCAGCATCTGACACGCGAGAATGTCTGGCTGCCGGTGCTGCAGCAGCACGCCAACGGTGCCGTCGCCATCCGACGCATCGAAATCCTGTCGGTCGACCCGCAGGCGGCCGCCGCGCATCTCTCGCGGCTGATCGACGAGCCGGCCCGGCAGGACGGCGCGGCCTGGCGCGTCGCTTCCGGCCGTTCGCGCGCCGACATCCTGTTCTATGCCGCCGAGACCTTTGCCGAACGCTATCCCGACGCCGTGCGGGAAGGCGCGGCGACGAAGGGCGTCGCGGCCCTCGTCCTCGCCACGCGCGATCTCGACGCCGCCGCCGCGGCGTCCGGCGCGATCCGCCATGGCGATGCGGCCAGCGTTCCCGCCAATCGCGCCTCGGGCTCCGTGCTCAGCTTCGTGCCGGCCTGA